The following are from one region of the Ignavibacteriota bacterium genome:
- a CDS encoding ATP-dependent 6-phosphofructokinase: MDSNSEVRKIGILTGGGDCPGLNAVIRGVTKPAHDHGMTVFGILDGFEGFVEGKTIELRNEDVSGILSHGGTILGSSNKGDPFHWPVEKDGKIEIVDKSQKVLRNYKALDLDAVIAIGGDGTMHICKKLMELGINIVGVPKTIDNDLEATDMTFGHDSAVYVVSEALDRLHTTASAHHRVIVVEVMGRYAGWIALHGGLAGGADLILIPEFPFSWECVYDKIHKRDLQGKRFSLVCVAEGAKPIGGELVTKGTDPKRTDPIQLGGIGKVVADNIEKNTGRETRVTVLGHLQRGGSPTPYDRILATKFGAFAISLAAKKKFGKMAALRGDEIVGVDISEAISKQKLVKPDNQAVLTARAIGISFGDEK; encoded by the coding sequence ATGGACAGCAATTCGGAAGTAAGAAAAATAGGAATATTAACCGGTGGCGGCGATTGTCCCGGTCTAAATGCAGTGATTCGTGGTGTTACGAAACCAGCTCATGATCATGGTATGACGGTTTTTGGAATACTTGATGGTTTTGAAGGATTTGTAGAAGGAAAAACTATTGAGTTACGAAATGAGGATGTTTCAGGAATACTTTCACACGGTGGAACTATTCTCGGTTCATCGAATAAAGGAGACCCATTTCACTGGCCTGTTGAGAAGGATGGTAAAATAGAAATTGTAGATAAATCTCAGAAAGTTTTGCGCAATTACAAAGCATTGGATCTCGATGCAGTGATTGCTATCGGTGGAGATGGAACCATGCACATCTGTAAGAAATTAATGGAATTGGGAATCAACATAGTTGGAGTTCCTAAAACTATCGACAATGATCTGGAAGCTACTGACATGACTTTCGGTCATGATTCAGCAGTTTATGTTGTATCAGAAGCCTTGGACAGATTGCATACAACTGCATCTGCACATCATCGCGTAATAGTCGTTGAAGTTATGGGAAGATATGCTGGATGGATTGCTCTTCATGGTGGTTTGGCAGGCGGTGCAGATTTAATACTAATTCCTGAGTTTCCATTCTCTTGGGAATGTGTTTATGATAAAATTCATAAACGGGATCTTCAGGGAAAAAGATTTAGTCTGGTCTGTGTTGCTGAAGGAGCAAAACCAATTGGAGGAGAATTAGTAACAAAAGGAACAGATCCTAAACGAACTGACCCTATTCAACTCGGCGGAATTGGAAAAGTAGTTGCAGACAACATCGAAAAGAATACAGGCAGAGAAACTCGTGTAACAGTTCTTGGTCATTTGCAAAGAGGGGGAAGTCCTACTCCTTACGATAGAATATTAGCTACAAAGTTTGGTGCTTTTGCGATTAGTCTTGCAGCAAAGAAAAAATTCGGAAAGATGGCTGCGCTGCGCGGTGACGAAATAGTTGGAGTTGATATTTCTGAAGCTATATCGAAACAAAAATTAGTAAAACCAGATAATCAAGCTGTGTTAACAGCACGTGCAATTGGAATTAGTTTCGGTGATGAAAAATGA
- a CDS encoding GIY-YIG nuclease family protein, which translates to MYYTYIIYSSSIDKYYIGYTSDLKLRIERHNSGWGKFSSRGIPWKLVYREEFYTKSEAMKREKEIKRKKSRVYIEELIHAGGCPD; encoded by the coding sequence ATGTATTATACGTACATCATATATTCATCTTCAATTGATAAATATTATATCGGTTACACATCCGATTTAAAATTACGTATCGAAAGACATAATTCTGGTTGGGGTAAATTCAGTTCCCGAGGAATTCCGTGGAAGTTGGTTTATAGAGAAGAATTCTACACTAAGTCCGAAGCTATGAAAAGAGAAAAGGAAATAAAACGAAAGAAAAGTAGAGTTTATATTGAAGAATTAATTCACGCAGGAGGTTGTCCCGACTAG
- the rnhC gene encoding ribonuclease HIII: MLNQLIRTSVLDESGKGDFFGPLVIAGVYVTPTAGIELKQLGIRDSKELSDPQIKFLASHLVKFDEVVYDLVIISPEKYNQLYEKMGNLNLIMGWAHAKVIENLLNKCKAEYAISDKFGSEKIIFDSLQQKGRQINLNQVTKAEKFIAVAAASVLARDAVINWFKIHSKKFNFEIPKGASNEVELSAAKLRAKFGEEIVKKLVKLHFKTSRKVFNQ; the protein is encoded by the coding sequence ATGTTGAACCAGCTTATCCGTACATCGGTACTTGATGAATCTGGTAAAGGTGATTTCTTCGGTCCCTTGGTAATTGCCGGAGTTTATGTTACGCCGACAGCCGGAATTGAATTAAAACAATTGGGGATCAGGGATAGTAAAGAGTTGAGCGATCCTCAAATAAAATTTCTTGCTTCTCATTTAGTTAAATTTGATGAGGTCGTTTATGATTTAGTGATTATAAGTCCTGAAAAGTATAATCAATTATATGAAAAGATGGGAAATCTGAATTTGATTATGGGCTGGGCTCATGCAAAAGTTATTGAAAATTTGCTCAACAAATGCAAAGCTGAATATGCTATCAGTGATAAATTTGGAAGCGAAAAAATAATATTTGATTCATTGCAGCAGAAGGGGAGGCAAATCAATCTCAATCAAGTTACAAAAGCTGAGAAATTTATTGCTGTTGCTGCTGCATCCGTTCTCGCTCGTGATGCTGTAATAAATTGGTTTAAGATTCACAGCAAAAAATTTAATTTTGAAATTCCTAAAGGAGCATCTAACGAAGTTGAACTCTCAGCAGCAAAGCTTCGGGCTAAATTTGGGGAAGAAATAGTAAAGAAGCTGGTTAAGCTTCATTTCAAAACTTCACGTAAAGTTTTTAATCAGTAA
- a CDS encoding GIY-YIG nuclease family protein translates to MYYTYIIYSSSIDKYYIGYTSDLKLRIERHNSGWGKFSSRGIPWKLVYREEFYTKSEAMKREKEIKRKKSRVYIEELIHSGGRPD, encoded by the coding sequence ATGTATTATACGTACATCATATATTCATCTTCAATTGATAAATATTATATCGGTTACACATCCGATTTAAAATTACGTATCGAAAGACATAATTCTGGTTGGGGTAAATTCAGTTCCCGAGGAATTCCGTGGAAGTTGGTTTATAGAGAAGAATTCTACACTAAGTCCGAAGCTATGAAAAGAGAAAAGGAAATAAAACGAAAGAAAAGTAGAGTTTATATTGAAGAATTAATTCACTCAGGAGGTCGTCCCGACTAG